CTACTTAGAACCTCAGCTAACTTGAGCAGTCTTGTATTGCCGTTATCTTGGCCCAAATCGGATGCCATGTTCCGGCTACATCCGCTCGACTTACTCCTGTTGACCGAATCATGTCAAGACTTGGTGCTAATGACAACATTTTTGCCTCTCAGTCAACATTCTTCGTGGAGCTGTCTGAGACGAAGAAGATCCTGGCAGAGGCTACGCCGCGCTCTCTGGTGATTCTGGATGAACTCGGACGTGGAACCAGTTCCTATGACGGAGTTGCAGTTGCACAGGCTGTCTTGCACCACATTGCTACACACGTGGGCTGTGTCGGCTTCTTTGCGACGCACTACCATTCCCTGGCGACCGAGTTCGAGAACCATACCGAGATTCGCCCACGTCGCATGCAGATTCACGTGGACGAAGAGGAGAGGCGCGTCACGTTCCTATACAAGCTCGAAGACGGAATTGCTGAGGGTAGTTTCGGAATGCACTGTGCCGCCATGTGCGGTATCTCCAGCCGCGTCATTGAGCGTGCAGAGGTTGCAGCCAAGGAATGGGAGCATACCAGCAGGCTCAAGGAAAGCTTGGAGAAGGCCAAGTCAGGTTGTTACATTCCGCTTGGTGTACTGAGTGACGTGTCGTCTCTGCTCAAGGGCGGCGATGAGCTGGAGAAGAGGGGTGTTGAGGTGTTGCTGAAAACTATTGAGGCGCTGTAGAGGCTTTTGCGCCAGCTTTGAAGGCGTTGATGACTGAAGTGTATAGTACGGATAGAAGGTATTCCCATTGCGTTGTGGTATGATATGAGCGTTTCAAGGAGTTATATCGGGCTAGTTTAAAGGAAAGACAGTTGCCCAATCACAAAAGTATTTGCTCATTCATCTTTTCTAAGAGTTGATTTGCCTCAGCTTTATCGACGCGTTAGGTATACTAGCATCGTGCGTGTTGAGCATTTATGTAATGACTTTATATTGTGTTCAATATGTATCCTTTTAATACAGCAAGACGGGGTGCTACTGAGAACCCGTTGATCTAGATATCCAAAATACGACCGTCTGTTTGGACTGACTATCGTGAGGCTTCCAAAGTCTGTATGAGTTAGCTGGTGAACACTGCAGATAAGGACGAGGGCATCCAGACTCACGATAGCGAACCGGCTCTTGGCCCGGATCCGTTCACCAAAGAAAACGAGCGCCCACGGAATCAAAGTCAAGCCCGTGGCAATCCCACCCAACAGCGAGCCCGCGCGTTCCTCCCCGAGATTTCGAAACAAGGCCCCCGTGACGAGCGGGAAGACGCCCCCGAGTATGTTTCGACAACACGACTGCGCAGCCAGCGCCGAGGAGGCGTATTTGTGGTAAATGTCGGCAAAGTAGTTGAACGTGGCCAGGTACACCGAGTAGATGCCCCACGTCGCGAGCCCGATGCCAAAGGCGGGCGCGATCCAGTGGAACTCTTGCTTGGCTGTGAAGCCGAAGATGAAGAGGCCCGCGGGGAGGAAGGTGGCTGTGATACAGGTAAAGTACAGGCGCGACTCTGGCGCCTCGGCAGGGAAACGACGCCGCATGAAGAGCCAGAAGCGGGAGGATTCATCGAGGGGGGTATCGGCTCGCCAGTTTGGTAGCTGGAGGAGCCTGTCCTGGAGGACACCGACAATGGTCGCGACCACGGAGCCGACGATCATGGCGGAGAAGAAGTAGCCCGACTGCTCAATGTCCCAGTTGCGCCTACGTGACATGGCCAGAGGGATGCTTCCGAACGTGCAGTAGAGGACGGCCCAGGCAAAGGCGCACCATatcgagaagaagaagaccaCGGGCTCTGTGAAGAGAAGGTGGAATGGCCGGGATACCGACATTGAAATCAGCGTGGTGATGGATGCCCGTTCTTCGTCCTCCTTAACTAGCCAACGCAGCCGTTGGGGTTTAAGCTGGGTAGAACATCGACGACTCGACTGACAAGTTGCGGATGTCTTTTCGAGGCCGCAGCAGGAGCACACCTGCATATCAGCTCCTGAATCCGAAGCCGTGTCGGTAACATCGCTACTATTCGTTGTATCCTCCGACCAAACGCCGTAGAATCCTGCCTTTTCCCTTTCCTCATACCACGCATTCAGAGCTTCGGCTTTCCTTGATAAGATGACGGAGCCCCGGCTTTCTTTGAACAGGACAGCCAGAGCAATGACAAGAACAGTGTCGACGATGACCTGGTGCCAAAAGATCCACTTCCATGCCAGCGTTCCGTCCGGAGATCCCATTCTCTTGACCATGAGTGAAGCCACCAGGGGACCGGCTCCCGTTCCAGCCAACACGGCGCCGCTGAAGAGGGCCATGGGAGTGTTTCTCTGCTCCTTTGCCCAAAGATCCGCAATGACGCCGCCAATGACCGAGCTGAAGACGGAGCCGCCGACACCGACTAGGAACCGGGCGATGAGCATGGCCGTCAGGTTCGGCGCAACAGAGCAGACGGCTTGGAAGATGACATATACAACGCCAGAGATGACAAACACTGGATACCGGCCATATATCTCCGACAGGGGCGCTAACACCATCGGTGAGAGGGCGAAACCGACGCAAAAGGTTGTGATACCGGTCAAGACGAGTAGCTGAGAGGTGCTAAGGTCATCGGCCATGATGTAAGACGGTGGTGAATACGAGCCGGCCGTGTATGCGGTGAGAAAGGTGGCGACGCACGACAGCGCTAGCATGAGGTATTTCCGGGGTTGAGGCCATTGCAGAGGCGAGGTGTAGTGTGACAGGTTTGGGGGTGCTGGTTCTGGCGGCGACTCGGCCGATACTTGGAAAGATATGTCGGCCGGCGCGGGTAGGACTGTATCGAAAGCCAAGTATCTGAAAATGATTGTACTGTTAGCGTCGACACGGGCGTCAGGTCTTGGCGGTTGAGAAGCCTCGTTGGCACTTGGCGAAGAGTTGGTTCCCTTGAACCCCTGAGGCGCCTTTTCGATATCTAGCATCTTGTTCGTCATAGTCGGGGACTACTTTGTTAGACGGCAATACCGATGATGTATGAGGCCTCAAAACGAATTTGCAGGCTGAAGATAGAGAGTGTGAATCGGTACAAGCTCCATGACCGTTTCCAACTTGATGTTCAACGAGGTTGGAGCACGATCCATATGGAGATGCGTGAAGCAGTGGAGGTGAGTGAATGAGTGAATCACGAAGAATCTGGCGTCGAGAGAACGAGGGAACTGCAGGATATAACAATCTGTGTTAGTGAACCTCCACCCACACGAGAGACGGCAATATGAGACTAAGAGAGACCGTCCCAGGATCGGGAATGTGAACGGGAATAACGGCGGATGGATTCCACCCAGTCACGTCGGTAGCGGCTATGGCCCCGGTCAGCCGAGGGTCTACTCACCCCAAGGTACCTGATGAAAGGTGGGAGCTAAGGCAGGTAGCGGTCAGAGTCGGGACGAGGACGGAAGTCTGGATGCGATGTGATGCAACGCCATACGGCGCGATTGCTCGGCCAGCGGCTGGCTGAGAAACGGGACGAAGGCCGCGATGCCCTCGCTGTTGGTCGTTGTAGGCTCAAACCGACCTCCACTGTCTATCCGACTTTCCTCATAACAGCCCGCCTCAGAAAAGGTTGAGTAAGGGCAGGGCTCAGGGTCAACCGATTAATGCCACTTAGACAAGACTTGAATGCCTCAAGTTGAGCGAGCTGCCCGACAAAGTATCATATTGCAATCGGAAGCACACCCCAGGCACGAGCGCAAAAACGGCTGCAGATCATCAAGAGAGTCATGATTCGTGAGGGCTCAAGGGGGCGTGGGGCATGACCTGCTGCGTTGTACGGGCCTAGCTCGATTAGCGCCTCCATGCTTGTCGAGAGTGCTTCATCGACGTTCAAGCCAAGCTGGAGAAACCCCAGCTTTCAAATACGGCCGACCCGAAGCCACAGCAGTGGAAACCAAGACGCAAACTCCACCTTGAGTTGAAGAAAATGGAGTCAGTCTCTATAGGATTGTGAACATATCGTTGACAGGTTCAGCTGGTCAGTTGCCGGACGGCCCTTTGGAGATGGAAACCGTCCATCTTGCCTTCGAGTCTCACATCGTTTTGGCGTTGCCAAGTTGTCCGGTTTTCTGGCACACCCCGTCTGATCTTGGACTTACCCCGTTCAGGCTTCCCTGTCCATCTGGGGTTGAAGCGGCGTGGCATACAGACTAACGAAGTATATCTATCTTCTTTTCCGCTCTATTCCCGGGGAAATACCCTAGATGGTACGTAGTCTCCAGCAGCGTCATGTAGGAAGATGGATCGGTTATCGGCTACTTTTTCCATCATCGCGATGATGAAGACTGCTCCCAGGTTCGGGTAAATTGGTCAGAGTCGATGTACAGACCTGACTGTCAGTTGCTTAAGGAGTCTGTCATATAGAACGTACGTAGGAAGGCGGCCACGAAAAGAGCAGATATGAACCAACGAAGATCTGCCCGTGCTCGGCTCGACGGCCCTGACTCTGCATTACCACGGTATTGGTAACGGCCATACTTTGATGCCAATGTCGTCCCGTACGGGCCATGCCGGAACGTTACTGCGAGCGAAAGTTGGAGAGGGGGTGGGCGATGGGCCGCAGCGGGTTAATGCCCAAAACCGTGCAATTCCCGTCAAGCCCTGAGTCGTGGTGTCGTAGCCTCGAGTCCGTCGACGTCTGCTAATGTGAccgtccttcttctccttgtaCGTACCTTACACGCCTTCCAAGTATGGAATTCCTACACATGATAATCCAAAAAAACGGTGAAAGATGTGAAAGACAAAATCGCATTCCGAAAAAAAGCCGTAAGACAGCAATGTGCGGGTACCCAGCTCTTCTCCGAAACCACCATGACCACCAACATTATTAACGTTTGGAGAAGAGACTTACTTACATGACCCTCCATCCAGCCAATGATATGTCCCCAACTTGACGATGCAAGTGAATCCAGAACTTCTGTTCTTCAACCTAGACCCAATGCTTACCACCATAAGCTACCGAACCTATTTCAACCAAGGCCCTCCATCTAGGTTATCCTCGATAACCGTAATGCGGAAGACCGCTGCCACATGGCTCGGCAGGAAGCTCAGCGACAACCTGTGCTGGATGCGGCTCATACACGGGGTATGCGGCGGGGAGGGTACGGAAACTGGCATTGGCTACCTCGTGTGACGGGTGAAAGTGTTGGTACAGATCCGGCTCCGAGCACGCACGTGCGGCTGGTCGAGACATGGCCACGCTGTAGCCATTCTCGTTGGCATGCTGGTGAGGCTGGTGAGAGAACTGGTTCAGCTCACGCTTCTGAATGCCagcaccagcagcagcagcagcagcctccTTCTTAGCATCTTCCTTGATCGCGTCTCTTCGGCGCACGTAAGCGTGAATCATGCCGATGAGGAACAGGAGGAGTAAAGAGCCGCCGACAGCAGCACAACTGATGATAATCAATGTCTTCCTGGAAAGAGTGACGTGGGGTTCCTGGTCAGGTGAACCAGTCGACTTGGGCAGTGACGTGTTTTGTTCGGTAGACGAGAGCGTGGAGGTAGTCAGCGAAGGTGTCAGTGTAGTCATCAGAGTTGTCATCACTGGCAATAGTGAGGAGATGGTGGAGGTCGAGGCCAACGCCGACGTCAATGCTGTCTCTTGCAGGGTAAGGGTCACTAGAATGCATCGTTAGAAAGAACTAAAAATGAAGGGCTTTGGAGATTGGGAGTAAGGCACAACTCAGACTTACCAGTAGCTGTCTTACCACCTTCGGTGCGGATACGAGTGATCACGGGGATTCCTTGCTCGCCGCCTGTACCCTGTGAAAGGCTGAGCACTGGATcgggcggcggcgaggtGTCGTCACGGGGCTGGGAAGTGAATTGGCCCATGGTTGTTGCTGTTGAGGTGCGAATGCTGCTTGCTTGAGATGGGTCATTCGTCGTATACCTTCTTTGCAGGGAAGACGAGTGGCAGCGCAGAGGCAATGCGAAAGTGAAGCTGATGGCGCTGGTGGATGCAACGTTCGAGGCGTCTGAGTTCAGCTTCTGAGGCAGCTCAAAGTGTGGCCACAACGCTAAGAATATTTCTCCCTCCAAGCAGTCGGCCGATCTTCTGCAGCATGCCTCCGTTGCTAGAAGACGAGAGGAAAATCCAGCCACAGGTGAAGATAAAGATGTGAGGCGGGTGATGGGATTCCAAATCTTCGACTGGCAAAAGTGTGTGAAGGAGGCGAAGAGGTCAAGAAAAGGCTCAAATCCTACTCCTTCCTCGAAACCAATATCGCAAAGGCGGTATAGTTAAAGTGGAAGGTAGGAAGCGGAAGGCAAAAAGCTCGTAATGATTCAGGTGGAAAGAGCAAGCTGATCCAGAACTCGAAGGCACCTTCCCTCTTCGACACTCATCTGAGAAGAGATACGAAGTGAATAAACCATAGACTCAAATTAGAGAAGGCGGGAATACGCCGCCCTCAAGCTGAACATCAACTTGAGATGCCTTATCTAAGGTACTATAGACAGGCGGTTGATGGACAATCTTGTCACTCATAGCATAGCATTTGCTAGTCACGTTCAAGCCTTGCGTCCTACTGCAGTTACCTTGATTCCATCTATTGCATCTGCTCGAGGCAGCTCAATCATGGCCTCGTCGATCGTCTGGGTTATTTTGACGTACCTGCTTCATTAGAGTAAATGGATACAACCACAATGTACGTGACTAGCACCAGAACTCATTGGATTTAACAACCACCTGCAAGGCGATTGGGACTTGCTCGTATCTCATCCGTCTGTATATCATCTagaaatactacttttattttcttCTTCCCTCGTCACATGCCAATAAAATGTGTATCTTCGTAGCTCTAGATGGAACATCTGCATTTACACCCATCTGCTGAGGAAATGATAGACCACAATGTCCTCCCTGAGCCACTTCTGCCTAGGTACCTTCCCGGAACATCATCGCCAAGTCAAACAGACTTACAATCATCAAATCTCGAAATGACAAGTCTTCACCACAGCCAAGCTCAATGATGTTTCTCTGTGCGTTCCAGTATCTATCTGGCCTCGCTCACCATCTACTTCAAATGCCACTTTACATTATATCTTTAGCTAACCTCACGGTAGAGCCGCTAGACTTGAATATGTCGAAGATAATTGAGTGGAGGAATATCGAGATACACCACCCTTGCTGAGCCAGGCCCAGCTAGCTGGATATCAGCTGGTTACAAGATCTATTGGTCCTTGTAGCTTACAGCATTTTTGACAGCAAGCTCTCGAACATGGGCCCATCCATCTCCTATGGATTTCTCCAGATCACCTCGCGGGCATGGCCATTCTATCAAGATCCGCTTACCATCATGTTGGAGCCTGAACCTTCTCTCCAAGGCCGTCCGCCGACCTCACCATGGGTCAATCCAAGTTAGTCGCCATTAAACAACCTCGAGaccaaaaaaaaagaaaaaaagggaaaaaggCTGGCACTATAGCTATGTCTTCGTCAGCTCTTTGCATGGCGGCATCTCCCTCCCACGGCTGGCGGAAATGCCGCAGCCTTCTTTTGTGTAGCGTTAAGCATGGTCTCTGCGGAACTCCTTGAACAGGTCTTCCAGATTATCACGGGCTCTATCAGCAGTATCTGCAGCGTGTATATAGTATTTTCATGAGGGGGCTCGTAAGAATATCTCGATTTCAGTTGCCTGGCATATTGCTCAGTTTCAAGTATGTACCACACTCAATTTACCAACATGCTCGAATCCCATGATGTCGCATTCTCGTAAGCCACATCCGAGAATGGTGGCGTGAGAGCAATGCCCGGACTTCAAGTGCTATACGCATCATACAACTGCGAGGTCGAGACCGTGGCATCACCATCCAATGAAGTACTACGTCCGAAATCATGAGACCATTCGCAGCTCGATGTTCATGCCCATAGCCTCTCAACTCGGGCGAAGCGCTTTCTGGCCGAGGTGACGAAGCACAGGTGGTATCGCAAGTCAATCTCAGTTTAGCGTCATTTCTCAAGACGACGTTCATCGTCGAAAAAGTATTTCCTTTAGCTAGACTTGGCGGCCTGGGCCTTCTCGTAGATCCAGTCGTTCAGACCGTTGCGGTTTCTCGCAATCTCGATGGCGTAGAACTGCATGCGGGGCGCTGTATTACAAGTTAGCAGATGAGCGAGCCAGAATCGCCTTTTGGCGAGGTTCAGAACAGGGTCGGCGGGGGGCCACTGACCGAAAATGACCTCGTTCTGGCCGTATTCGAACTTGGGGCTGGCGCGGACCATGGTGCCAAAGTTGTAATCGTCGACCTTCTTCTCGTAGGCCATCATGAACTTGCGCCACCGTTCCTTGCCGGACTTGCTCTTCATCTCGTCCTCGTTGATGGTCGCGGCGGGGTCGAACTCGGGGAAGTCGGTCTTCAGGTGCTCGTAGATCTCGTCATCGATCTTGGTCAGGCGCAGCGTGGAGCCCTTGACCTTCTCAAGGATCTTCCAGTAGGTTTCCATGTGCTGAACAACTACAGGAACGTTCTGGCGGTTAGCTCGCGATCGTGAATAGGGTCGGAGGTGGTAGTGGCAGCGTGTGTACCCTTGACGGCGAATTGCTTCTCAATCTGGACGCAAAAAATAAGTCAGCGCATTTCATTCGCGACACGAAGAGAGGAGGGGTTCGAGCTCACATCCTCGAGGTTGTCAGCCTCTTGGGCGTCAAAGTTGGTGGGAACTTGCGCAGACATTGTGGTGGGtggttttttctttctttttctaaTTGACCGTGCTCAGTATTGGTGAGGGAGGTAAGTGTACGATCGTGGAGGGGTTGGACGAGGAAGCTTTCAAGATGTTGGTGGGGCAGCAGTGACGAACAGAGCACCGCTGGGCAGCCAGGCATCGCGGGGTTCCTTTTTTCGatctttttttctctctccacATTTCCGCAGCAGAGGACGGATACGTACCTACGTCTATGTACAACGGTACCTTGCACTGACGTCAAACCACAAAGTAACAACTCCATCCAACTTCTCCCACCCAACTTCTCCCACCCAACTTCAGCGacgatattaaaataaacgtCATCTGCATCCACTTCTACTCTCCTTTCAGTCTTCTACTGCACCCATTTGTCCGCCGAAATGCCATCATGTTGCGACAGTCATATAGACGTGTCTTCTCAAATAGTCGCT
The DNA window shown above is from Colletotrichum lupini chromosome 7, complete sequence and carries:
- a CDS encoding major facilitator superfamily transporter produces the protein MTNKMLDIEKAPQGFKGTNSSPSANEASQPPRPDARVDANSTIIFRYLAFDTVLPAPADISFQVSAESPPEPAPPNLSHYTSPLQWPQPRKYLMLALSCVATFLTAYTAGSYSPPSYIMADDLSTSQLLVLTGITTFCVGFALSPMVLAPLSEIYGRYPVFVISGVVYVIFQAVCSVAPNLTAMLIARFLVGVGGSVFSSVIGGVIADLWAKEQRNTPMALFSGAVLAGTGAGPLVASLMVKRMGSPDGTLAWKWIFWHQVIVDTVLVIALAVLFKESRGSVILSRKAEALNAWYEEREKAGFYGVWSEDTTNSSDVTDTASDSGADMQVCSCCGLEKTSATCQSSRRCSTQLKPQRLRWLVKEDEERASITTLISMSVSRPFHLLFTEPVVFFFSIWCAFAWAVLYCTFGSIPLAMSRRRNWDIEQSGYFFSAMIVGSVVATIVGVLQDRLLQLPNWRADTPLDESSRFWLFMRRRFPAEAPESRLYFTCITATFLPAGLFIFGFTAKQEFHWIAPAFGIGLATWGIYSVYLATFNYFADIYHKYASSALAAQSCCRNILGGVFPLVTGALFRNLGEERAGSLLGGIATGLTLIPWALVFFGERIRAKSRFAITLEASR